Proteins encoded together in one Meles meles chromosome 7, mMelMel3.1 paternal haplotype, whole genome shotgun sequence window:
- the TMDD1 gene encoding transmembrane and death domain protein 1 encodes MAMAARAQARALALVLWGWALAPAGALDAMGPHEAVRLAELLTPEECDHFQSLLKAPEPDVEAELARLSEDRLARPETPASTSAPRGRLWRRRRRAATEPAEVSDGCREGLAAWLAAKASTLSWDRVARALRRSGRPDVARELGKNLHQQATLQLRKFGQRYVRLPAAPGLGPGPRPGPRPGPGPLPGPAAVPPAPRPRRASLPEPDWDGLQLIVERLPQEPYERSPAGWVGPLALGLLTGFVGALGTGALLIVLTLWLTGGDGPGPGPQPGPRPTRRRPAQALVAAEARPLLSAERLQPPPTRAWAARRPGPPSPQCPRL; translated from the coding sequence ATGGCGATGGCGGCGCGGGctcaggcccgggccctggcgcTGGTGCTCTGGGGCTGGGCGCTGGCCCCGGCGGGAGCCCTGGACGCCATGGGCCCCCACGAGGCCGTCCGTCTGGCCGAGCTGCTGACCCCGGAGGAGTGCGACCATTTCCAGTCGCTCCTGAAGGCGCCGGAGCCAGACGTCGAGGCGGAACTGGCCCGGCTCTCTGAGGACCGGCTGGCCCGCCCTGAGACGCCGGCGTCCACGTCCGCGCCGCGGGGCCGgctgtggcggcggcggcggcgggcggcgacCGAGCCCGCGGAGGTGTCGGACGGCTGCCGGGAGGGGCTGGCGGCCTGGCTGGCGGCCAAGGCCTCCACCCTGTCTTGGGACCGCGTGGCCCGGGCCCTGCGGCGCAGCGGCCGCCCGGACGTGGCCCGTGAGCTGGGCAAGAATCTCCACCAGCAGGCGACGCTGCAGCTGCGCAAGTTCGGACAGCGCTACGTGCGGCTGCCCGCCGCCCCCGGTCtcggccccggcccccgcccgggcccccgacctggccccggccccctccccggcCCTGCCGCCGTGCCCCCAGCCCCGCGTCCCCGCCGCGCCTCGCTCCCCGAGCCCGACTGGGACGGGCTGCAGCTGATCGTGGAGCGTCTGCCGCAGGAGCCCTACGAGCGCAGCCCCGCCGGCTGGGTCGGGCCGCTGGCGCTCGGCCTCCTCACCGGCTTCGTGGGGGCGCTGGGCACCGGGGCGTTGCTCATCGTGCTCACGCTGTGGCTCACGGGCGGCGACGGTCCCGGCCCCGGCCCGCAGCCAGGCCCCCGTCCTACCCGGCGCAGGCCCGCCCAGGCGCTTGTAGCGGCGGAGGCGAGGCCGCTCCTGTCTGCGGAGCGGCTCCAGCCACCGCCGACCAGGGCCTGGGCCGCGCGTCGGCCGGGTCCCCCCTCGCCTCAGTGTCCCCGGCTGTGA
- the FIGNL2 gene encoding fidgetin-like protein 2 — protein sequence MHWTPEHAQPLNQWPEQHLDVSSTTPSPAHKLELPPGGRQRCHYAWAHDDISALTASNLLKRYAEKYSGVLDSPYERPALGGYGDAAFLNGAKGDPEPWPGPEPPYPLASLHEGLPGTKSGSGGGSGGLGGSPVLAGNLPEPLYASNTCGGPSVAPEYGAGYGGGYLAPGYCAQTGTALPPPPPAALLQPPPPPGYGPSGPLYNYPAGGYAAQPGYGALPPPPAPPPAPYLTSGLAAPTPLPAPAPPRPAPTSYGFQAAEAGVSLKRKAADEGAEGRYRKYIYEPAKAPAADGASYPNTDNGECRGNGFRPKPLGAAEEASGKYGGGVPLKVLGSPGYGPQLESFEKFPERAPAPAPRGGFAVPPGEPPKGVDPGALELVTSKMLDCGPPVQWADVAGQGALKAALEEELVWPLLRPPAYPGSPRPPRTVLLFGPRGAGKALLGRCLATQLGATLLRLRGTSLAAPGAAEGAHLLQAAFAAARCRPPSVLLISELEALLPARDDGVAAAAGALQAPLLACLDGGCGAGADGVLVVGTTSRPAALDEATRRRFALRFYVALPDGPARGQILQRALAQHGCALNERELAALVQGTQGFSGGELGQLCQQAAAGAGLPGLQRPLSYKDLEAALAKVGPRASPKDLDSYVEWDKMYGSGH from the coding sequence ATGCACTGGACACCGGAACACGCCCAGCCCCTCAACCAGTGGCCAGAGCAGCACTTGGATGTCTCCTCCACTACCCCGTCGCCAGCGCACAAGTTGGAGCTGCCCCCGGGAGGTCGCCAGCGCTGCCACTATGCTTGGGCACACGACGACATCTCTGCCCTCACAGCCTCCAACCTCCTCAAGCGCTACGCAGAGAAGTACTCAGGGGTCCTGGACTCACCCTACGAGCGCCCCGCGCTGGGCGGCTATGGCGACGCCGCCTTCCTCAACGGCGCCAAGGGGGACCCCGAGCCCTGGCCAGGGCCCGAACCCCCCTACCCCTTGGCCTCCCTCCACGAGGGCCTCCCGGGAACCAAGTCCGGTAGCGGGGGCGGCTCTGGGGGCCTCGGGGGCTCCCCGGTTTTAGCCGGGAACCTGCCTGAACCCCTCTACGCTAGCAACACGTGCGGAGGCCCGTCGGTGGCGCCCGAGTACGGGGCGGGCTACGGCGGGGGGTACCTGGCCCCCGGCTACTGCGCACAGACCGGCACCGCgctgcccccgccgccccccgccgcgCTCCTGCAGCCCCCGCCTCCGCCGGGCTACGGCCCCTCGGGGCCTCTGTACAACTACCCCGCTGGGGGCTACGCGGCGCAGCCGGGCTACGGGGCCCtaccgccgccccccgccccgccgccggccCCCTACCTGACCTCCGGCCTGGCGGCGCCCACGCCCCTGCCCGCGCCCGCGCCGCCCCGGCCGGCGCCCACCTCCTACGGCTTCCAGGCGGCCGAGGCCGGGGTGTCGCTGAAGCGCAAGGCGGCCGACGAGGGCGCGGAGGGCCGCTACCGCAAGTACATCTATGAGCCCGCCAAGGCCCCAGCGGCCGACGGCGCCTCCTACCCCAACACGGACAACGGCGAGTGTCGGGGCAACGGGTTCCGGCCGAAGCCTCTGGGGGCCGCGGAGGAGGCGTCGGGCAAGTACGGTGGCGGCGTCCCCCTGAAGGTCCTGGGCTCCCCCGGCTACGGCCCGCAACTCGAGTCCTTTGAAAAGTTCCCGGAGCGCGCCCCGGCGCCGGCTCCCCGCGGGGGCTTCGCGGTGCCGCCGGGAGAGCCCCCCAAAGGCGTGGACCCGGGAGCCCTGGAGCTGGTGACGAGCAAGATGCTAGACTGCGGGCCCCCGGTGCAGTGGGCAGACGTGGCGGGCCAGGGCGCGCTCAAGGCGGCGCTGGAGGAAGAGTTGGTGTGGCCCCTGCTCAGGCCGCCCGCCTACCCCGGCAGTCCGCGCCCGCCGCGGACCGTGCTGCTCTTCGGGCCGCGGGGCGCGGGCAAAGCGCTGCTGGGCCGCTGTCTAGCCACGCAGTTGGGCGCCACGCTCTTGCGCCTGCGCGGAACTTCTCTGGCCGCGCCGGGCGCAGCCGAGGGCGCGCACCTCCTCCAGGCCGCCTTCGCGGCTGCGCGCTGCCGCCCGCCCTCTGTGCTCCTCATCAGCGAGCTGGAAGCGCTGCTCCCGGCTCGGGACGACGGCGTCGCGGCTGCGGCAGGCGCGCTGCAGGCGCCGCTCCTGGCTTGTCTGGACGGCGGCTGCGGCGCAGGGGCCGACGGCGTGCTGGTCGTGGGCACCACATCGCGGCCCGcggctctggacgaggccacccGTCGGCGCTTCGCTCTCCGCTTCTACGTGGCGCTGCCCGACGGGCCTGCCCGCGGGCAGATCCTGCAGCGGGCGCTGGCCCAGCATGGCTGCGCGCTGAACGAGCGGGAGCTCGCGGCCCTGGTGCAGGGCACCCAGGGCTTCTCCGGGGGCGAGCTGGGGCAGCTATGCCAGCAGGCAGCGGCCGGGGCGGGCCTCCCGGGGCTGCAGCGGCCCCTCTCCTACAAGGATTTGGAGGCAGCGCTCGCCAAGGTGGGCCCTAGGGCCTCCCCCAAGGACCTGGACTCATACGTGGAATGGGACAAAATGTACGGCTCCGGACACTGA